One window of Nostoc sp. C052 genomic DNA carries:
- the dps gene encoding DNA starvation/stationary phase protection protein Dps, giving the protein MSDNTITSRLYPTRIDIPAEARVQIVVLLNQTLAATLDLKTQTKQAHWNVKGTDFYQLHELFDELAGELEEYVDMVAERVTALGGYAFGTARAAASNSILPEYPLDILDGKDHVTALSDRFGIYAKHIREAIAKTDDLGDADTADLYTEISRTIDKRLWFLEAHLQVAEIKAENGKAGTTKTQKTPAAVK; this is encoded by the coding sequence ATGAGCGACAACACCATTACATCACGTTTGTACCCTACTCGTATTGACATCCCGGCTGAAGCGCGAGTGCAAATCGTGGTACTTCTCAACCAAACCTTAGCAGCGACTTTGGATCTAAAAACCCAAACAAAGCAAGCACACTGGAATGTTAAAGGTACTGATTTCTACCAGTTACACGAATTATTTGATGAACTGGCTGGTGAATTGGAAGAGTACGTCGATATGGTAGCTGAACGCGTCACAGCTTTAGGCGGATACGCTTTTGGAACAGCCCGCGCCGCAGCTAGTAATTCAATTTTGCCAGAATATCCCTTAGATATTTTGGATGGTAAAGACCACGTAACAGCCTTGTCAGATCGCTTTGGAATCTATGCCAAACATATTAGAGAAGCGATCGCTAAAACTGATGACTTAGGTGATGCTGATACAGCTGACCTTTACACCGAAATTTCCCGCACCATTGACAAACGACTCTGGTTCTTAGAAGCTCATCTACAAGTAGCAGAAATTAAGGCAGAGAATGGCAAAGCGGGTACTACTAAAACTCAAAAGACACCTGCTGCTGTCAAATAA
- a CDS encoding mobilization protein yields MPTIHFVDGEKGGVGKSLFTRTMIQYCLDKKIPFVPVETDRSNPDVAGVYKEICKYAVFSENERQSNKADRIFEWAIEKPVIVNLAAQSHRAVQGWIESNQLIELGSSQGVTFCKWFVSTGGYDSINLFTQSVNTYGDKIPHILVKNLGLCDDWEHLESDSNFQNIVNKYQIRVMDFPKLAYRERNIIDQNRLTFAEAREYKEFGIIGKQRVVNFLKLAYGAFEKVGIWYEKLE; encoded by the coding sequence ATGCCGACGATTCATTTTGTAGATGGTGAAAAAGGCGGGGTAGGAAAATCTCTGTTTACCAGGACAATGATTCAGTATTGCCTGGATAAGAAAATCCCGTTCGTACCAGTGGAGACAGATAGATCGAATCCAGATGTTGCAGGGGTATATAAGGAGATATGTAAATATGCCGTTTTTAGTGAAAATGAACGACAGTCAAATAAGGCAGATAGGATATTTGAGTGGGCAATAGAAAAGCCAGTAATTGTGAATTTAGCTGCACAATCCCATAGAGCAGTACAAGGGTGGATTGAATCTAACCAATTAATTGAACTAGGAAGTTCGCAGGGAGTGACGTTTTGCAAATGGTTTGTATCCACAGGAGGATATGACAGCATCAACCTATTTACTCAGTCAGTGAATACCTACGGTGATAAAATCCCCCATATTCTGGTGAAGAATTTAGGGCTGTGTGATGATTGGGAGCATCTAGAGTCAGACTCCAATTTTCAGAACATAGTCAATAAATATCAGATAAGAGTTATGGATTTTCCGAAGTTAGCATATAGAGAAAGAAACATAATTGACCAAAATCGCCTAACGTTTGCAGAAGCTAGAGAGTATAAAGAATTTGGGATAATTGGCAAACAGAGAGTGGTGAATTTTCTGAAGCTTGCTTATGGTGCTTTTGAGAAAGTAGGTATCTGGTATGAAAAACTTGAATAG
- a CDS encoding tetratricopeptide repeat protein produces MQTLHLDLKPVDENYAELRYFVDNPNQYERRSLPLSEVADLIKLAERDYYVSFFPEDYTVTGRRLYNWLDGSDRWLQTLLDKYRREGIVLAIATTEKLAHLPWEVLHDGNGFLVQRVPAIVPVRWVSDSTVKKLTIDGEPENRALQVLFMATSPLDVKPVLDFEGEEARILEATKRQPLALTVEESGCLSELGYLVDGYDRNYFDVLHLTGHATLQDGQPRFITETATGEAFYASAGDIAQELQFRLPKLIFVSGCRTGQAGNGGSVPSMAEELLKSGAKAVLGWGQKVLDPDATAAAAALYEELSAGKQIIEAVACTYQTLIKNKARDWHLLRLYAAGNLPSSLVTPLRKPGRKPAPPLSVSTQFLDPAGKVKVPTRESFVGRRRQLQNCLRVLSQSTDEVGVLIHGMGGLGKSSLAARLCDRLPNFERVVWVGRIDEGSLVSRLTEKLDDDEQRKRLQNYDEKLKFRLRRVFQQLHEEAKPFLLVLDDFEANLEPRDRTYVLQAEAAEVMKALVWAIRENSTSHRIIITCRYDFEFTQLQHFYKQPLDALQGADLQKKFSRLTAFNSKSQVDEALKSQAQKLADGNPRLLEWLDKILQNQTVDVAAILNRLAADPVELREQVLAEALLQQMDTTMREMLSRGLVFELPVPREALAAVCETIPNLEHYISRAVALGLLEVSHDEALRVPRILPVQLPQYGEVFYKQAAEVLYRLWRENTETTTEEKGLEIHRLALQGKVDKIAVEIAERLARNWRNQSRFREAVKLCESTLEIAKDYLVLHALARCEQQLGEVSKAQEHYQQALDRCPPEDKTVKAAIIHNLGLLKANRGEIEDAIALYEQSLAITEQIGDVQLKATTLNSLGLLKADRGEIEEAIALYEQSLAITKQIGDVQGQAETLHNLGQVKANIGEIEEAIALYEQSLAISEQIGDVQLKAATLNNLAHLRGNIGEIEEAIALFEQSLTITKQIGDVRGQAAMLHNLGHLRGNRGEIKEAIDLYQESLDITEQIGNVLLKAATLHEMGRLKANKGEIEQAIAFYEQSLTIKEQIGDVKGKAATLHNLGKLKADSGEINAAVAFFEQSLALNEQIGNVQGKGRNLWRLGGVAEQQGDYNQALDYLQRALEILQRIQSPDAEEVRQIVARVQDLIRNS; encoded by the coding sequence GTGCAAACCCTCCACCTCGACCTCAAGCCAGTTGATGAGAATTACGCAGAGTTACGTTACTTTGTTGATAATCCAAACCAGTATGAAAGGCGATCGCTTCCTCTATCAGAAGTCGCCGACTTGATTAAGCTGGCTGAGAGAGATTATTACGTCTCGTTTTTCCCAGAGGATTATACGGTAACTGGGCGGCGGTTGTATAACTGGTTGGATGGGAGCGATCGCTGGCTGCAAACCTTATTAGATAAGTATCGGCGTGAGGGGATTGTGTTAGCGATCGCTACAACAGAAAAGCTCGCCCATTTGCCTTGGGAAGTGCTGCACGATGGCAATGGTTTTTTAGTGCAGCGTGTCCCGGCTATTGTCCCGGTGCGTTGGGTGTCGGATAGCACGGTAAAAAAATTGACCATTGACGGGGAACCAGAAAACCGGGCGCTGCAAGTTTTGTTTATGGCTACTTCGCCCCTGGATGTCAAACCTGTGCTGGATTTTGAGGGAGAGGAAGCACGGATTTTGGAGGCGACAAAGCGGCAACCTTTAGCGCTGACGGTGGAAGAAAGCGGCTGTTTGTCGGAGTTGGGTTATTTAGTCGATGGTTACGACAGAAATTATTTTGATGTTTTGCACTTGACGGGTCATGCTACTTTACAAGATGGGCAACCCCGCTTTATTACAGAAACGGCAACAGGTGAAGCTTTCTATGCCAGTGCTGGGGATATTGCCCAAGAATTACAATTTCGATTGCCTAAACTCATTTTCGTCTCTGGTTGTCGCACTGGGCAAGCTGGCAATGGCGGTTCTGTGCCGTCAATGGCTGAAGAATTGCTCAAATCTGGTGCAAAAGCGGTTTTGGGTTGGGGTCAAAAGGTTTTAGATCCTGATGCAACAGCCGCAGCAGCCGCATTATATGAGGAATTATCAGCCGGAAAGCAAATCATTGAGGCTGTTGCTTGTACTTATCAAACATTAATTAAGAACAAAGCGCGGGATTGGCATTTATTGCGGCTTTATGCAGCAGGTAATTTACCGAGTTCATTAGTTACGCCTTTGCGGAAACCTGGACGGAAACCAGCACCACCGCTTTCTGTTTCTACCCAGTTTTTAGATCCTGCTGGTAAGGTGAAAGTCCCGACGCGAGAGAGTTTTGTTGGTCGTCGTCGGCAATTACAAAATTGTTTACGGGTGCTGAGTCAATCAACCGATGAAGTTGGGGTGTTGATTCATGGAATGGGCGGTTTGGGTAAAAGTAGTTTAGCAGCTAGGCTTTGTGACAGACTGCCGAATTTTGAGCGTGTTGTCTGGGTAGGGCGAATCGATGAAGGTAGTTTGGTGAGTCGCTTGACTGAAAAGTTGGATGACGACGAACAACGCAAACGCCTACAAAATTATGATGAAAAATTGAAGTTTCGGCTGCGGCGAGTTTTCCAGCAGTTGCATGAAGAAGCGAAGCCGTTTTTGTTAGTGCTAGATGACTTTGAAGCGAATTTAGAACCTCGCGATCGGACTTATGTCTTGCAAGCAGAAGCAGCAGAGGTAATGAAAGCTTTAGTTTGGGCAATTAGAGAAAATTCCACTTCCCACCGCATCATTATTACCTGTCGTTACGATTTTGAATTTACCCAGTTGCAGCATTTCTATAAACAGCCGTTGGATGCACTGCAAGGCGCAGATTTGCAAAAAAAGTTTAGTCGCCTCACTGCCTTTAATTCTAAATCTCAGGTGGATGAGGCGTTAAAATCACAAGCGCAGAAGTTAGCAGATGGTAATCCCCGCTTGCTGGAATGGTTGGATAAGATTCTGCAAAATCAAACTGTTGATGTGGCGGCAATTTTAAATCGGTTAGCAGCAGATCCGGTGGAGTTGCGAGAGCAAGTTTTGGCAGAGGCGTTGTTGCAACAGATGGATACAACCATGCGGGAGATGTTGTCACGGGGTTTGGTGTTTGAGTTACCAGTTCCGAGGGAAGCTTTAGCCGCAGTTTGTGAGACTATCCCGAATTTGGAACATTATATTAGTCGGGCGGTGGCGTTGGGACTGTTGGAAGTGAGCCATGATGAAGCGTTACGAGTGCCGCGTATTTTACCTGTGCAGTTACCGCAATATGGGGAAGTTTTCTATAAGCAAGCGGCTGAGGTATTGTATCGTCTTTGGCGAGAGAATACGGAAACCACAACCGAGGAAAAAGGCTTAGAAATTCATCGGCTGGCGTTGCAAGGCAAGGTAGATAAGATTGCTGTAGAAATCGCAGAGAGGTTAGCAAGGAACTGGAGAAATCAAAGCCGATTTCGAGAAGCTGTTAAGTTGTGCGAATCTACTCTAGAAATTGCTAAAGATTACTTAGTGTTACATGCATTAGCTCGCTGTGAACAACAACTAGGTGAAGTGAGTAAAGCCCAAGAGCATTATCAACAAGCCCTAGATAGGTGTCCACCAGAAGACAAAACAGTAAAAGCAGCAATTATTCATAATTTAGGACTGCTCAAAGCCAATAGAGGAGAAATAGAAGATGCGATCGCCCTTTATGAACAATCCCTTGCTATCACAGAACAAATCGGCGATGTCCAACTCAAGGCGACGACATTGAACAGCTTGGGACTGCTCAAAGCCGATAGAGGAGAAATAGAAGAAGCGATCGCCCTTTATGAACAATCCCTTGCCATCACTAAACAAATCGGCGATGTCCAAGGTCAAGCAGAGACGTTGCACAACTTGGGACAGGTTAAAGCCAATATAGGAGAAATAGAAGAAGCGATCGCCCTTTATGAACAATCTCTTGCCATCAGTGAACAAATCGGCGATGTCCAACTTAAGGCCGCGACGTTGAACAACTTGGCACATCTCAGAGGCAATATAGGAGAAATAGAAGAAGCGATCGCCCTTTTTGAACAATCTCTTACCATCACTAAACAAATCGGCGATGTCCGAGGTCAGGCAGCGATGTTGCACAACTTGGGACATCTTAGAGGCAATAGAGGAGAAATAAAAGAAGCGATCGACCTTTATCAAGAATCTCTTGATATTACAGAACAAATCGGCAATGTCTTACTCAAGGCGGCTACGTTGCACGAAATGGGGAGACTAAAAGCCAATAAAGGAGAAATAGAACAAGCGATCGCTTTTTATGAACAATCCCTTACCATCAAAGAACAAATTGGCGATGTCAAAGGCAAGGCGGCGACGTTACACAACTTGGGAAAACTCAAAGCCGATAGTGGAGAAATCAATGCAGCAGTCGCCTTTTTTGAACAATCCCTTGCTCTTAATGAACAAATCGGCAATGTCCAAGGCAAGGGAAGGAATTTGTGGCGGTTAGGGGGTGTAGCAGAACAACAGGGCGATTACAATCAAGCACTAGATTATTTGCAGCGAGCCTTGGAGATATTGCAGCGTATCCAATCTCCTGATGCTGAGGAAGTTAGACAAATCGTGGCGAGAGTGCAAGATTTAATTCGTAATTCGTAA
- a CDS encoding class I SAM-dependent methyltransferase: MSKKSDSQFQNLFSSPKSSNWDERLAQIAYRFNREYQRETFELPEEVQAMPIFREWIAGSFSGRIASPFWEIAKPQKNQHCIDIGCGISFLIYPWRDWQAFFHGQEISNVARDTLNSRGPQLNSKLFKGVELGAAHQLNYSPEQFDIAIATGFSCYFPLEYWDAVLAEVKRVLKPGGHFVFDVLNPEQPLAEDWAVLETYLGAEVFLEPLAKWEKTIKAAGAKIVTQKSGELFELYKIRF; encoded by the coding sequence ATGTCTAAAAAGTCCGATTCTCAGTTCCAAAATCTCTTTAGTTCACCCAAATCAAGCAACTGGGACGAAAGATTAGCCCAAATAGCCTATCGCTTTAACCGCGAGTATCAACGTGAAACCTTTGAACTCCCAGAAGAAGTACAAGCGATGCCGATATTCCGCGAGTGGATTGCTGGGAGTTTCTCAGGGAGAATTGCTTCACCTTTCTGGGAAATTGCTAAACCTCAAAAAAACCAGCACTGTATAGATATTGGCTGTGGGATCAGCTTTTTAATTTATCCTTGGCGGGATTGGCAAGCATTTTTTCACGGGCAAGAAATCAGTAATGTGGCACGCGATACCCTTAATTCCCGTGGGCCGCAGTTGAATTCTAAGCTGTTCAAGGGTGTTGAGTTGGGAGCAGCCCATCAGTTAAACTACTCACCAGAGCAATTTGACATTGCGATCGCCACAGGATTTAGCTGTTATTTTCCACTCGAATATTGGGATGCTGTATTAGCAGAGGTTAAGCGGGTGTTAAAACCTGGTGGACATTTTGTATTTGACGTTCTCAATCCAGAACAGCCTTTAGCAGAAGATTGGGCAGTTCTAGAAACCTATTTGGGTGCTGAAGTGTTTTTAGAGCCTTTGGCTAAGTGGGAAAAAACCATTAAAGCGGCTGGTGCTAAAATAGTGACGCAGAAATCAGGGGAATTATTTGAGTTGTATAAGATCCGATTCTAA
- the petC gene encoding cytochrome b6-f complex iron-sulfur subunit yields MAQFSESADVPDMGRRQFMNLLTFGTVTGVALGALYPVVKYFIPPAAGGAGGGVTAKDELGNDVSVTKFLENRNAGDRNLVQGLKGDPTYIVVDSKEAIKDYGINAICTHLGCVVPWNIAENKFKCPCHGSQYDETGKVVRGPAPLSLALAHTNVNDDKIVLTPWTETDFRTGDAPWWG; encoded by the coding sequence ATGGCTCAATTTTCTGAATCAGCAGACGTGCCCGATATGGGGCGTCGTCAGTTCATGAATCTGCTCACTTTTGGGACTGTCACCGGAGTGGCTCTGGGTGCATTGTATCCCGTTGTCAAGTACTTTATTCCTCCCGCTGCTGGTGGTGCTGGTGGCGGTGTAACGGCAAAAGACGAGCTAGGTAACGATGTTAGTGTCACTAAATTTCTAGAAAACCGGAATGCAGGCGATCGCAACCTAGTCCAAGGACTAAAGGGAGATCCTACCTATATTGTGGTAGATAGCAAAGAGGCGATCAAAGATTACGGCATTAACGCCATCTGCACCCACTTAGGTTGTGTCGTCCCCTGGAACATTGCTGAGAACAAATTCAAATGTCCTTGTCACGGTTCCCAGTATGACGAAACTGGTAAAGTTGTTCGGGGCCCAGCACCTCTGTCTCTGGCTTTAGCCCACACCAACGTCAACGACGACAAAATCGTTTTAACCCCTTGGACTGAAACCGACTTCCGCACAGGTGATGCACCTTGGTGGGGTTAA
- a CDS encoding LysR substrate-binding domain-containing protein, which yields MAGMTLEQLKIFLAVAQHLHFTRAAEELYITQPAVSAAIHNLEQEYGVKLFHRIGRHIEIAEAGKLLQVEAQKILDQVSLTERGLRELNNLQRGELKLGSSLTIGNYWLPSKISEFKNQYPGIQIDCTLANAETICVGTAMGQFDLGLVEGDVKPALQNTLEYEIVGSDRLQIVVGQKHPWFEWGEVDLSQLTQTPWVMRVRESGTQQRFEEALQNWGINLSELNVILVFTSGEMAKAAIENGVGATGISELMVKKEIQLGTLRAIRVIDNREGNGAIAEIVRPFFKLKHRQRFQTALSKVFEQMLISSMSDGSYQHLSKSVI from the coding sequence ATGGCAGGAATGACGCTTGAGCAGCTAAAAATCTTTCTGGCTGTGGCGCAGCATTTACACTTTACTCGTGCAGCCGAGGAGCTTTATATTACACAACCTGCCGTCAGTGCAGCGATCCACAACTTAGAGCAAGAATACGGTGTGAAACTATTCCATCGGATTGGTCGCCACATCGAGATTGCTGAGGCGGGTAAATTACTGCAAGTGGAAGCGCAGAAAATTCTCGATCAAGTTTCCTTGACTGAAAGGGGATTGCGAGAATTGAACAATCTGCAACGGGGTGAATTGAAGTTAGGGTCGAGTCTGACAATTGGCAACTACTGGCTACCAAGTAAAATTAGTGAGTTTAAGAACCAATATCCTGGTATCCAGATTGACTGCACCCTTGCCAATGCCGAAACGATTTGTGTCGGTACAGCGATGGGACAGTTTGATTTAGGCTTGGTAGAAGGAGATGTGAAGCCAGCGCTTCAGAATACTCTGGAGTACGAAATAGTGGGGAGCGATCGCTTGCAAATTGTGGTTGGTCAAAAACACCCTTGGTTTGAGTGGGGAGAAGTTGATTTAAGCCAACTAACTCAAACTCCTTGGGTGATGCGGGTGCGGGAATCGGGAACCCAGCAAAGGTTTGAGGAAGCGTTGCAAAATTGGGGGATTAACCTCAGTGAACTGAACGTAATTTTAGTATTCACCAGTGGCGAGATGGCAAAAGCTGCAATTGAAAATGGCGTCGGTGCAACTGGAATTTCTGAGTTGATGGTAAAAAAAGAAATTCAGTTGGGAACTCTACGGGCAATTCGAGTTATTGATAATAGAGAAGGCAACGGTGCGATCGCAGAAATAGTCCGACCTTTTTTCAAACTCAAGCATCGTCAGCGTTTTCAAACTGCTCTTTCTAAAGTCTTTGAACAAATGTTGATATCGTCTATGTCAGATGGCTCATATCAGCATTTATCAAAATCAGTTATTTAA
- a CDS encoding pirin family protein: MSQNTITHLIHDRNARGHAKMGWLDSYHTFSFGSFYDPNRMGFRSLRVINDDRIAPGAGFPTHSHRDMEILTYVLEGAVEHKDSLGTGSVIRPGDAQIMSAGTGISHSEFNPSPTEPLHLLQIWILPDREGITPRYEQKAFPLEEKRGKLRLIASKDGRDGAVTIHQDVELYTSVLESGDVVNYQVKSDRYAWLQIARGIVNLNGEELRAGDGVQINGEEQLEISTNIGGEILLFDLG; the protein is encoded by the coding sequence ATGTCTCAAAATACAATTACCCACTTAATTCACGATCGCAATGCCCGTGGTCACGCGAAAATGGGCTGGCTCGATAGTTATCACACATTTTCCTTCGGTAGTTTTTACGATCCCAACCGCATGGGATTTCGCTCTCTGCGCGTGATCAACGACGATCGCATCGCCCCTGGTGCTGGATTCCCTACCCACAGTCATCGTGATATGGAAATCCTCACTTATGTCTTAGAAGGTGCTGTAGAGCATAAAGACAGCTTGGGTACTGGTTCAGTAATTCGTCCCGGTGATGCCCAAATTATGAGCGCTGGAACTGGAATCAGCCACAGCGAATTTAATCCTTCACCAACTGAGCCACTACACTTACTACAAATCTGGATTCTCCCCGATCGAGAAGGAATAACGCCAAGATATGAACAAAAAGCTTTTCCTCTCGAAGAAAAGCGCGGTAAACTCCGCTTAATTGCCTCTAAAGATGGGCGCGATGGTGCTGTGACAATTCACCAAGATGTTGAGCTATACACATCTGTTTTAGAGTCGGGTGATGTTGTTAATTATCAAGTAAAAAGCGATCGCTACGCCTGGTTACAAATAGCGCGAGGCATAGTCAACTTAAATGGCGAAGAACTCAGAGCCGGCGATGGTGTACAAATCAACGGCGAAGAACAGCTAGAAATTAGCACCAATATCGGCGGCGAAATCTTGCTTTTCGATTTAGGCTAA
- a CDS encoding YidH family protein has translation MYNRNKHISVAQILRSVRVIWKEISYYLRIFLIRAALGIRVLLMQLKLKPTEEDKEKKKPGRLNPSRIRDHLANERTYLAWMRTGIALLGFGVVIVRLRAFQVPLVPRPGNGWKLGLVFSLVGLITVWLSTSHYFAVRRDIEEDTYEPTDRWVLLFSLAVMILGTGVIYFVFTTSLDPMSPLIPE, from the coding sequence ATGTACAATCGCAATAAGCATATTTCAGTAGCGCAAATATTGCGCTCTGTGCGAGTTATTTGGAAAGAAATTTCCTACTACCTTCGCATTTTTTTGATCAGAGCCGCTTTGGGGATAAGGGTGTTATTGATGCAGTTAAAATTGAAACCTACAGAAGAAGATAAAGAGAAAAAAAAGCCAGGACGACTGAATCCGTCCAGAATCCGAGATCACTTGGCAAATGAGCGTACCTACCTCGCTTGGATGCGGACAGGGATCGCTCTTTTAGGTTTTGGCGTGGTCATCGTGCGTTTGCGTGCCTTCCAAGTACCTTTAGTACCCCGTCCGGGTAACGGCTGGAAGTTAGGTTTAGTCTTCTCGCTGGTGGGTTTAATCACCGTCTGGCTCTCAACGTCACACTATTTCGCTGTCCGTCGTGATATCGAAGAAGATACTTATGAACCAACAGACCGCTGGGTGTTGCTGTTCAGTCTGGCTGTGATGATTCTCGGAACTGGGGTAATCTATTTTGTTTTTACAACTTCTTTAGATCCCATGAGTCCACTTATCCCTGAGTAA
- the petA gene encoding cytochrome f, whose protein sequence is MRNVFITARLTRSARAIVKTLLIAIATVTFYFTSDLALPQSAAAYPFWAQQTYPETPREPTGRIVCANCHLAAKPTIVEVPQSVLPDTVFKAVVKIPYDLSAQQVGADGSKVGLNVGAVLMLPEGFKIAPEDRISEELKEEIGDTAFQPYSEDKENVVIVGPLPGEQYQEIIFPVLSPNPATDKNIHFGKYSVHVGGNRGRGQVYPTGEKSNNTVYNASATGTITKIAKEEDEDGNVKYLVNIQPESGDVVVDTIPLGPELLVSEGQTVKSGDALTSNPNVGGFGQIDAEIVLQDASRVKWMIAFIALVMLAQVMLVLKKKQVEKVQAAEMNF, encoded by the coding sequence ATGAGAAATGTTTTCATAACAGCGAGGTTAACTCGCAGTGCTAGAGCGATTGTAAAAACATTGCTCATAGCGATCGCCACTGTGACATTTTACTTCACCAGCGATTTAGCACTTCCCCAATCAGCTGCGGCCTATCCATTTTGGGCACAGCAAACCTATCCCGAAACCCCCCGCGAACCAACCGGGCGGATTGTTTGTGCCAACTGTCACCTAGCGGCCAAGCCGACAATTGTGGAAGTTCCTCAATCGGTGCTACCTGACACTGTATTCAAAGCTGTAGTGAAAATTCCTTACGATTTGAGCGCCCAGCAAGTTGGTGCTGATGGTTCCAAGGTTGGCTTGAACGTCGGTGCTGTACTGATGCTACCTGAAGGCTTTAAGATTGCTCCCGAAGACCGTATTTCCGAGGAACTTAAAGAAGAAATTGGCGACACTGCCTTCCAACCCTACAGCGAAGATAAAGAAAACGTCGTCATTGTTGGCCCTTTACCAGGTGAACAGTATCAGGAAATCATCTTCCCAGTTCTTTCTCCTAACCCCGCAACCGACAAAAACATCCACTTCGGTAAATATTCAGTTCACGTAGGTGGTAATCGGGGACGCGGACAAGTTTATCCCACTGGCGAAAAGAGCAACAACACTGTTTACAACGCTTCCGCTACTGGCACAATTACCAAGATTGCCAAAGAGGAAGATGAAGATGGTAACGTCAAATATCTAGTCAACATTCAACCTGAATCTGGTGATGTTGTCGTTGATACGATTCCTTTAGGGCCAGAATTGCTTGTTTCCGAAGGGCAAACAGTTAAGTCAGGTGATGCTTTGACCAGCAACCCGAATGTTGGTGGATTTGGTCAAATAGATGCAGAAATCGTATTGCAAGACGCATCTAGAGTCAAGTGGATGATTGCGTTTATCGCTCTTGTAATGTTGGCTCAAGTTATGCTAGTGCTGAAGAAGAAGCAGGTTGAGAAAGTTCAAGCTGCTGAGATGAATTTCTAA
- a CDS encoding DUF3067 family protein, with translation MTGQELRQILLDKWGYSYDVQFRRAQGKIFLQVMWKYLEQASFPLSEAEYQEHLDSIANYLHALGGSTQVQTFIAQTRDRPRLGKAVSIPLDLGERSSEWIL, from the coding sequence ATGACAGGACAGGAATTACGTCAGATATTGCTTGATAAGTGGGGATATTCTTATGATGTCCAGTTTCGACGGGCACAGGGAAAGATATTTTTGCAAGTAATGTGGAAATATCTAGAGCAAGCTTCTTTTCCCTTGAGTGAGGCGGAGTACCAAGAACATCTCGATAGCATTGCCAATTATCTTCATGCCTTGGGTGGGTCAACACAGGTACAAACTTTTATTGCCCAAACCCGCGATCGCCCCCGACTCGGCAAAGCTGTTAGCATCCCTCTAGATTTGGGTGAGCGTTCTTCAGAATGGATATTGTAA
- a CDS encoding cadmium resistance transporter, which yields MSDLVTAITTGITAFTATNIDDIVILTLLFSQISKTFRSRHILAGQYLGFAALIVASLPGFFGGMIIPQDWIRLLGLMPIIIGVSSLLKREEDSQEEAEETEPSCPSIIKNFLSPQTCNVAAIAFANGSDNISIYVPLFANSELDSLLVILSVFFTLVGVWCYTAYKLTYLPAIANFLTENGNTFVPCILIGLGVFIVTENVTWTLLSVISSYIFSLLLGFNTQQSSEEQEKLSV from the coding sequence ATGAGCGATTTAGTAACTGCAATTACCACAGGGATTACCGCATTCACTGCCACCAACATTGATGATATTGTCATTCTGACGTTGCTTTTTTCACAAATAAGTAAAACGTTCCGTAGTCGTCATATCCTGGCTGGTCAGTATCTCGGTTTTGCAGCATTGATCGTTGCTAGCCTTCCCGGTTTCTTCGGTGGAATGATCATACCGCAGGACTGGATTAGACTACTTGGCTTAATGCCAATAATCATTGGTGTGAGCAGTTTACTAAAACGCGAAGAGGATTCACAAGAGGAAGCTGAAGAAACTGAGCCGTCTTGTCCCTCTATAATTAAAAATTTTCTCTCTCCACAAACTTGCAATGTAGCTGCGATCGCCTTTGCTAATGGCAGTGATAATATCAGCATCTACGTGCCTCTGTTTGCCAACTCAGAATTAGATAGTCTGCTGGTGATCCTAAGTGTATTTTTCACCCTAGTGGGTGTATGGTGTTATACCGCTTACAAGTTAACCTACTTGCCTGCGATCGCCAACTTTTTAACTGAAAATGGCAACACTTTTGTACCTTGTATCTTGATTGGTTTGGGCGTGTTTATTGTCACCGAAAATGTTACTTGGACTCTTTTATCTGTAATTTCTAGTTATATATTCTCATTACTTTTAGGTTTCAATACTCAACAATCGAGTGAAGAACAAGAAAAGTTAAGTGTATAA